A single genomic interval of Brevibacillus brevis harbors:
- the lpdA gene encoding dihydrolipoyl dehydrogenase: MVVGEFTTEVDVLVIGAGPGGYVAAIRAAQLGKTVAVVEKAELGGVCLNVGCIPSKAMIHAAHTYEHTQHTESMGITMENVKVDFAKVQEWKSGIVKQLTGGVGSLFKGNKIQVIPGEALFVSENEVRVFHGYDVNRYRFQHCIIATGSRPIELPAFPFGKRVMSSTEALSLTELPKSLVVIGGGYIGIELGTVFAKFGTKVTILEGSDQILPGFEPDMPRLVERKLKKLDVTIHTKALAQGMEETENGVIVTAEVKGEQQKIEAEYVLVTVGRRPNTDELGIRDIGMNVTDRGLIVVDKQGRTSIPNVYAIGDIVAGPALAHKASYEGKVAAEAIAGHSAEVDYKAIPAVVFCDPEIASVGINEKEAKEKGIDYIVGRFPFAANGRALSVNAGEGYVKLIAEKETNLVLGAQIVGPEASNIIAEIGLAIEMGATLEDIELTIHAHPTLGEVTMEAAELALGRPIHVMK, from the coding sequence ATGGTAGTAGGTGAATTTACTACAGAGGTTGATGTACTCGTAATCGGTGCCGGTCCAGGTGGATATGTTGCAGCGATTCGTGCAGCTCAACTTGGTAAAACAGTAGCAGTCGTGGAAAAAGCTGAGCTGGGCGGTGTTTGCCTGAACGTAGGTTGCATCCCTTCCAAAGCAATGATCCACGCTGCACACACATATGAGCACACACAGCATACAGAATCCATGGGTATCACCATGGAAAATGTAAAAGTGGATTTTGCCAAAGTACAAGAGTGGAAAAGCGGCATCGTGAAGCAACTGACTGGTGGTGTAGGCTCCCTCTTCAAAGGCAACAAAATCCAGGTAATCCCTGGTGAAGCGCTGTTCGTAAGTGAAAATGAAGTACGTGTATTCCACGGTTATGATGTCAACCGTTATCGCTTCCAGCATTGCATCATTGCAACTGGTTCGCGTCCAATCGAGTTGCCTGCATTCCCGTTTGGCAAACGCGTAATGTCTTCTACAGAAGCGCTGTCCTTGACTGAACTGCCGAAGAGCCTCGTGGTAATCGGTGGCGGATACATCGGTATCGAGCTTGGTACAGTATTCGCGAAGTTTGGTACAAAAGTTACGATTTTGGAAGGTTCCGATCAAATCTTGCCAGGATTTGAGCCAGACATGCCGCGTTTGGTGGAACGCAAGCTGAAAAAGCTCGACGTTACCATCCATACAAAAGCATTGGCACAAGGAATGGAAGAGACAGAAAACGGCGTGATCGTGACTGCAGAAGTAAAAGGCGAGCAACAAAAAATCGAGGCGGAATACGTGCTCGTAACTGTTGGACGCCGTCCGAATACAGATGAACTCGGTATTCGCGACATCGGCATGAACGTGACTGACCGTGGGTTGATCGTTGTTGATAAGCAAGGCCGCACGAGCATTCCTAACGTGTACGCGATTGGGGATATCGTAGCAGGTCCTGCATTGGCTCACAAAGCTTCCTACGAAGGTAAGGTTGCTGCTGAGGCGATTGCTGGCCATTCGGCAGAAGTAGACTACAAGGCAATTCCAGCGGTTGTATTCTGCGATCCAGAAATCGCAAGCGTAGGAATCAATGAGAAAGAAGCAAAAGAAAAAGGCATCGATTACATTGTAGGTCGTTTCCCATTCGCAGCAAACGGTCGCGCTCTGTCTGTAAATGCAGGCGAAGGCTACGTGAAGCTGATTGCAGAAAAAGAAACGAATCTCGTATTGGGTGCGCAAATCGTTGGTCCAGAAGCATCCAACATCATCGCAGAGATCGGTTTGGCGATCGAAATGGGCGCAACACTCGAAGATATCGAGCTGACCATCCACGCACATCCAACACTGGGTGAAGTAACAATGGAAGCTGCTGAATTGGCTCTGGGTCGTCCGATCCACGTTATGAAATAA
- a CDS encoding HesB/IscA family protein → MKLKITRNAAKQLTPIIEAEEDKELKLRLYITHAHGDHAHYGLALDKPTEEDVVISTDKEIDVIVKKDEPLLDGVIIDYLFLPQEGFVITNPSKGNTGDH, encoded by the coding sequence GTGAAACTAAAAATCACTCGTAACGCTGCCAAGCAATTGACTCCAATCATCGAGGCAGAAGAAGACAAAGAGTTGAAACTGCGCCTTTATATTACTCACGCTCACGGTGATCATGCACACTACGGACTCGCTCTGGACAAGCCAACAGAAGAAGATGTTGTGATCTCGACAGATAAAGAGATCGATGTGATCGTGAAAAAGGATGAGCCATTGCTCGATGGCGTCATCATTGATTACCTCTTCTTGCCACAAGAAGGTTTTGTTATTACCAACCCTTCCAAAGGTAACACAGGTGACCACTAA
- a CDS encoding peptide ABC transporter substrate-binding protein, whose protein sequence is MRKRMSLILGCFLLLQVLAGCSSSETAVTNKPNDQASQPTQPTGKEMVLNWNADGGEPPTADPGLASDGTSFDVITACFEGLTRYGPDGKIANAIADSYTVSEDLTTYTFKLKTNALWSNGDSVTAHDFEFAWKRNLDPKTASEYAYMLYFIKGAEEFNTGKGSQEGVGVKALDDFTLEVKLNSPAPFFYELTAFPTLFPLHKKTLEAHPDWAASPDNYVGNGPFKMELWEHKNKIVLVKNEKYHDKDAVKLNKIVWSMITDTNTAQALFDSGDLDWGGHPSYVLPVDVIPALQDEGKIVMAPYPNTVAVTFNTTMPPFTNKKIRQAFSYSIQRQPLVDGIVQTGVPAAFAWVPPSMQLSGNDYFQEDVDKAKQLLAEGLKELGLSTMPEVTYTYGSGDDRQKKLAEALQDQWKRSLGVDVKISGLEEKVFLQNKRAKNYQFAYRNWGADFNDPINFLEIFKDKTVGTNDAAWENDRYRELIVQSYLEKDLTKRNAIMREAETILMEEMPIAPVYYGARPYIKNDKVKGFLINPFGGRDFKYTTIEQ, encoded by the coding sequence ATGAGAAAGAGGATGAGCTTGATTTTGGGCTGCTTCTTGCTGCTTCAAGTTTTAGCGGGATGTAGTTCAAGTGAAACGGCGGTAACGAACAAACCGAATGATCAGGCATCTCAACCAACGCAGCCAACGGGAAAAGAGATGGTGTTGAATTGGAACGCAGACGGTGGAGAGCCTCCGACAGCAGATCCCGGACTTGCTTCCGATGGCACTTCCTTTGATGTCATTACTGCCTGTTTTGAAGGGTTGACTCGCTATGGACCGGATGGGAAAATTGCCAACGCCATTGCCGACAGTTATACAGTATCCGAGGATTTGACGACGTACACGTTCAAATTGAAAACGAATGCGCTATGGAGTAACGGAGATTCGGTAACCGCCCATGATTTTGAGTTCGCCTGGAAACGAAATCTCGATCCAAAGACAGCATCCGAATATGCCTACATGCTTTATTTCATTAAAGGCGCTGAGGAATTCAACACAGGGAAAGGTTCGCAGGAAGGTGTAGGGGTCAAAGCGCTTGACGATTTTACATTGGAGGTCAAGCTCAATTCACCAGCACCGTTTTTTTACGAGCTAACGGCTTTTCCGACATTGTTTCCTTTACATAAAAAGACCCTGGAGGCACATCCGGACTGGGCAGCGTCTCCAGACAACTACGTGGGCAACGGCCCATTCAAAATGGAGCTATGGGAGCATAAAAACAAAATAGTTCTTGTGAAAAACGAGAAGTATCATGACAAAGATGCTGTGAAGCTCAACAAAATCGTTTGGAGCATGATTACCGATACCAACACCGCTCAAGCGTTGTTTGATTCTGGTGATTTGGATTGGGGAGGGCATCCAAGCTACGTGTTGCCCGTCGATGTGATCCCAGCATTGCAGGATGAAGGAAAAATCGTAATGGCGCCGTATCCGAATACAGTTGCCGTCACCTTTAATACAACCATGCCCCCCTTTACGAATAAAAAGATTCGGCAAGCCTTCTCGTATTCGATTCAACGGCAGCCTCTCGTAGACGGAATCGTACAGACAGGGGTACCTGCGGCGTTTGCATGGGTTCCGCCCTCTATGCAACTCAGCGGAAATGACTATTTTCAAGAGGATGTAGACAAGGCCAAACAGTTATTGGCTGAAGGGTTGAAGGAACTGGGGCTTTCAACGATGCCGGAAGTGACATACACGTATGGTTCAGGTGACGATCGTCAGAAAAAGCTGGCTGAAGCTCTTCAGGATCAATGGAAAAGAAGTCTGGGTGTAGATGTAAAAATCAGTGGCTTGGAGGAAAAAGTTTTTTTACAAAACAAGCGCGCCAAAAACTATCAGTTTGCCTACCGCAATTGGGGTGCTGATTTTAACGACCCCATCAATTTCCTGGAAATTTTCAAGGACAAAACAGTGGGGACGAACGACGCTGCTTGGGAAAACGACAGGTACCGAGAGCTAATCGTTCAGAGTTACTTGGAAAAAGACCTGACAAAGCGTAATGCGATCATGCGTGAGGCAGAGACCATTTTAATGGAGGAAATGCCGATTGCTCCTGTGTACTATGGCGCTAGACCTTATATAAAAAATGACAAAGTCAAAGGATTTTTGATCAACCCGTTTGGTGGTAGAGATTTTAAATATACAACCATCGAACAATAA
- the pdhA gene encoding pyruvate dehydrogenase (acetyl-transferring) E1 component subunit alpha: MSVSTAVEQTENNAPLQILAPDGTVVRPDLMPKLSDDELRELMRKMVFTRVWDQRAISLNRQGRLGFYAPVAGQEASMIGSEAALSKEDFVLPSYRDIPQMVWHGYPMHKAFLYSRGHIEGGKIPEGVNVLMPQIIIAAQCTQATGVAMGYKLRGEKKVAINYFGDGATSQGDFYEGMNFAGVYKLPVIFFSQNNGYAISLPFEKQTASENIAVKAVAAGIASERVDGMDILAVYYAVQQAKERGVNGEGATLIEAMTYRYGPHTMAGDDPTRYRTGEEQSEWELRDPLIRFRKFLEAKGLWSEKDEEAVIEEAKAAVADAIKKADETPKMKVSELIDVMFETLPPALEEQKAEFLAKESK, encoded by the coding sequence ATGAGCGTATCCACTGCTGTTGAACAAACAGAGAACAACGCCCCGCTGCAAATTCTTGCCCCGGATGGTACGGTTGTTCGTCCTGACTTGATGCCTAAGCTCTCCGATGATGAATTGCGTGAACTGATGCGTAAAATGGTATTTACCCGTGTATGGGACCAACGCGCAATCAGCTTGAACCGCCAAGGTCGTCTTGGTTTCTATGCACCAGTAGCTGGTCAAGAAGCAAGCATGATCGGTTCCGAGGCTGCACTTTCCAAAGAGGACTTTGTCCTGCCTAGCTACCGTGATATTCCACAAATGGTATGGCATGGATACCCTATGCACAAAGCATTCCTGTACTCCCGCGGACACATCGAGGGTGGCAAGATTCCTGAAGGTGTAAACGTATTGATGCCACAAATCATCATCGCAGCTCAATGTACACAAGCAACAGGTGTTGCAATGGGTTACAAGCTGCGCGGTGAAAAGAAAGTGGCGATCAACTACTTTGGTGACGGTGCGACCTCCCAAGGTGACTTCTACGAGGGTATGAACTTTGCAGGGGTATACAAGCTGCCTGTTATCTTCTTCTCTCAAAACAACGGTTATGCGATCTCCCTGCCGTTCGAAAAGCAAACGGCTTCTGAAAATATCGCAGTCAAAGCAGTTGCGGCTGGTATTGCTAGCGAGCGCGTGGACGGTATGGATATTCTCGCCGTTTACTATGCGGTTCAACAAGCAAAAGAGCGCGGCGTGAATGGCGAAGGTGCGACTCTGATCGAAGCAATGACGTACCGTTATGGTCCTCATACCATGGCTGGTGATGACCCAACTCGTTACCGTACAGGTGAAGAGCAAAGCGAGTGGGAGCTGCGCGATCCATTGATCCGCTTCCGCAAGTTCCTCGAAGCAAAAGGTCTCTGGAGCGAAAAAGACGAAGAAGCTGTCATCGAAGAAGCGAAAGCAGCAGTTGCGGACGCAATCAAAAAAGCGGACGAAACACCTAAGATGAAAGTTAGCGAACTGATCGATGTAATGTTTGAGACACTGCCGCCTGCACTCGAAGAGCAAAAGGCAGAATTCCTGGCGAAGGAGTCGAAATAA
- a CDS encoding alpha/beta hydrolase, which translates to MSDYVKRTIIKEEVPSIHVDTPRSVKVYLPPGYNELLSYPVVYCQDGNDFFTMGRIATISNQLILEEGIEPYIVVGVSVDRNKRTSEYSPAGSRNAAYQRFFTEELIPYIEERYPVRRDPASRILAGDSLGGTVSLHLALEHPDLFPQVLALSGAFFQTTLDPLLKQSSLSWLRIWMVVGLDETAVETSAGTFDFVQWNREAKQILEDKQATLSYREKPGNHVWGLWQKELPDALRYFFPPPRL; encoded by the coding sequence ATGTCTGACTATGTAAAGCGAACCATAATAAAAGAAGAAGTGCCCAGCATCCACGTGGACACTCCCCGCTCGGTCAAAGTATACCTACCGCCGGGGTACAATGAGCTTCTTTCTTACCCTGTTGTGTATTGCCAGGATGGGAACGACTTCTTTACGATGGGGCGAATCGCGACCATCTCCAATCAATTGATTCTGGAAGAAGGTATCGAACCCTACATCGTCGTCGGTGTCTCAGTCGATCGCAACAAACGCACGAGCGAGTATTCTCCAGCGGGGTCGAGAAATGCAGCCTATCAGCGTTTTTTCACCGAAGAGCTGATTCCTTACATAGAGGAGCGTTATCCTGTGCGCCGTGATCCTGCTTCACGAATACTGGCAGGAGATTCTTTGGGCGGAACCGTTTCTTTGCATCTCGCATTGGAACACCCCGACCTCTTTCCACAAGTACTCGCGCTGTCAGGGGCGTTTTTCCAAACGACACTCGATCCGCTTTTGAAGCAGTCCAGCCTATCCTGGCTGCGAATCTGGATGGTCGTTGGCCTCGATGAGACTGCAGTGGAAACAAGTGCGGGCACCTTCGATTTCGTGCAATGGAATCGCGAGGCAAAACAGATTCTTGAGGACAAACAAGCAACCTTGTCGTATCGAGAAAAACCAGGGAATCACGTCTGGGGTTTGTGGCAAAAAGAGCTTCCTGACGCCTTGCGCTACTTCTTCCCACCTCCCCGTCTGTAA
- a CDS encoding alpha-ketoacid dehydrogenase subunit beta — translation MAQMTMVQAITDAMRVELKRDETVLVFGEDVGNNGGVFRATEGLQAEFGEQRVFDTPLAESGIGGLAVGLSVNGFRPVAEIQFFGFVFETFDAIASQATRMRYRSGGRFTSPVTFRSPFGGGVKTPELHADSLEGLMMQTPGLKVVIPSNPYDAKGLLISAIRDNDPVVFLEHMKLYRSFRQEVPEGEYTIPLGKANVVKEGSDVTIITYGAMVHTSLKAAEEIEKARGAKVEVIDLRTISPLDIDTIVDSVKKTNRAIVVQEAQKTSGVAAEIITQINERAILHLEAPVLRITAPDTVYPFAQAEDVWLPDVKRVVDGLTQVLDF, via the coding sequence ATGGCACAAATGACAATGGTTCAAGCCATTACGGATGCAATGCGCGTAGAGTTGAAGCGCGATGAAACCGTTCTTGTCTTCGGTGAAGACGTAGGTAACAACGGCGGGGTGTTCCGTGCAACAGAAGGTCTGCAAGCTGAGTTCGGCGAGCAACGCGTTTTCGATACACCGCTCGCTGAGTCCGGAATCGGCGGTTTGGCTGTTGGTCTTTCCGTAAACGGCTTCCGTCCAGTAGCAGAAATTCAGTTCTTTGGTTTCGTATTTGAAACGTTCGATGCAATTGCATCTCAAGCTACTCGTATGCGTTACCGTTCCGGCGGTCGCTTCACGAGCCCAGTTACATTCCGCTCCCCATTTGGTGGCGGTGTGAAAACGCCTGAGCTGCATGCTGACTCTTTGGAAGGCTTGATGATGCAAACTCCGGGTCTGAAAGTGGTTATCCCTTCCAACCCGTATGATGCAAAAGGATTGTTGATCTCCGCGATTCGCGACAACGATCCAGTTGTATTCCTCGAGCACATGAAGCTGTACCGTTCCTTCCGTCAAGAAGTTCCAGAAGGCGAGTACACAATTCCACTCGGTAAAGCAAACGTAGTAAAAGAAGGTAGCGATGTTACCATCATCACCTATGGTGCGATGGTGCATACCAGCTTGAAAGCAGCAGAAGAAATCGAGAAAGCGCGTGGAGCAAAAGTAGAAGTAATCGACCTGCGCACCATCAGCCCACTCGATATCGATACCATCGTGGATTCTGTGAAGAAAACAAATCGTGCGATTGTGGTTCAAGAAGCACAAAAAACGTCTGGTGTTGCGGCAGAAATCATCACGCAAATCAACGAGCGTGCGATCCTGCACCTCGAAGCACCAGTGCTGCGTATTACAGCACCAGATACCGTTTACCCGTTTGCACAAGCAGAAGATGTATGGCTGCCTGACGTAAAACGCGTAGTGGATGGTCTGACTCAAGTCCTCGATTTTTAA
- a CDS encoding dihydrolipoamide acetyltransferase family protein: MSRFTFRLPELGEGIHEGEIVKWHVQPGDSVEEDQVIMEVQNDKAVVEVPSPVKGKVIDLKVTEGTVSVVGDPLIEFDVEGEIPNLPDHGHGDSHAAEAAPAPQAADKMEPGCDIGSQVSANANQTLETPMAQATATAVAAPIDRKHVLATPSVRKYAREKGVQLANVPGTGKLGRITREDVDRFVSGGAAAPTAVAAPVATEAPAAAATGVAQAAAAPTVHHAPTAGELEERVPLKGMRKAIAKAMVKSAYTAPHVTIFDEVDVTALVAMRKDAKPLAEERGVKLTYLPMIVKAVVAGLKKFPELNASIDDEKQEIIFKKYYNIGIATSTEDGLLVPVVKSADSKSIFQIAGEIGELAKKARDRKATADELKGSTFSITNIGSAGGMFFTPIINYPEVAILGVGRISEKPIVKNGEIAVGQMLHLSLSFDHRLVDGEPAQRFVNYVKQLLENPTLLVMEG; encoded by the coding sequence GTGAGTCGTTTTACATTCAGACTCCCGGAGCTCGGCGAGGGTATCCATGAAGGCGAAATCGTCAAATGGCACGTACAGCCCGGAGATTCCGTAGAAGAAGACCAAGTCATCATGGAAGTACAAAATGACAAGGCGGTTGTAGAAGTACCATCGCCTGTTAAAGGGAAAGTTATCGATCTGAAAGTAACGGAGGGTACGGTTTCTGTAGTCGGCGATCCACTGATCGAGTTTGACGTAGAAGGCGAAATTCCGAACCTGCCAGACCATGGTCATGGCGATTCCCACGCTGCTGAAGCGGCACCAGCGCCTCAAGCTGCAGACAAAATGGAGCCAGGCTGCGACATTGGTTCCCAAGTGAGTGCAAATGCGAACCAAACTTTGGAAACGCCAATGGCACAAGCAACGGCAACAGCAGTAGCGGCACCAATTGACCGTAAGCATGTGTTGGCTACCCCTTCGGTTCGTAAATACGCTCGCGAAAAAGGCGTTCAATTGGCTAATGTACCTGGTACAGGCAAATTGGGTCGCATTACACGCGAAGACGTAGATCGCTTCGTATCTGGCGGAGCAGCAGCACCAACCGCAGTGGCAGCTCCAGTAGCAACTGAGGCTCCTGCAGCAGCAGCTACAGGTGTAGCACAAGCAGCAGCGGCTCCAACTGTTCACCACGCACCTACAGCAGGCGAGCTGGAAGAGCGCGTTCCGCTGAAAGGTATGCGTAAAGCAATCGCGAAAGCAATGGTGAAATCTGCATACACAGCACCACACGTAACAATCTTCGACGAAGTGGATGTTACAGCACTTGTTGCGATGCGTAAAGATGCGAAGCCACTTGCTGAAGAGCGTGGTGTGAAGCTGACTTACCTGCCTATGATCGTGAAAGCAGTTGTAGCTGGTCTGAAGAAATTCCCAGAACTCAACGCTTCTATCGACGATGAAAAACAAGAAATCATCTTCAAAAAGTACTACAACATCGGTATCGCTACCTCGACAGAAGACGGTTTGCTTGTTCCAGTTGTGAAATCCGCTGACAGCAAATCCATCTTCCAAATCGCAGGTGAAATCGGCGAGCTGGCGAAGAAAGCACGTGACCGCAAAGCGACTGCTGACGAGTTGAAAGGTTCTACTTTCAGCATCACAAACATCGGTTCTGCGGGCGGTATGTTCTTCACGCCTATCATTAACTATCCAGAAGTAGCTATTCTGGGTGTTGGCCGCATTAGCGAAAAGCCGATTGTGAAAAATGGAGAAATCGCGGTAGGTCAAATGTTGCACCTGTCCTTGAGCTTTGACCACCGCTTGGTTGATGGCGAACCTGCACAGCGTTTCGTCAACTACGTGAAGCAGCTCCTCGAAAACCCAACGCTGCTCGTCATGGAGGGATAA
- the ltaE gene encoding low-specificity L-threonine aldolase, protein MKIDLRSDTVTKPTEEMLRAMAEAEVGDDVYREDPTVNRLEAIAAEILGKEAALFVTSGTQGNQVAVLTHCVNGDEVIAEADSHIFYYEGGAMSALAGVQTRTLVGERGALRAEEVERAIRGNNIHFPRTKLICLENTHNRAGGAVISVAQMKSVYEIAKKHGIPVHLDGARLFNAAVAQGVAVSELSAFADTVQICMSKGLSAPVGSILAGDRAFIEEARWWRKKLGGGLRQAGYLAAPGIIALTQMTERLAEDHERAQQLAKGLRQLSLQVEQVETNIVLVNTDSIGQTAVAFLERLEEKGVLAVDFDEDVVRFTTHRHISEQQIETVVAAVEALLETV, encoded by the coding sequence ATGAAAATCGATTTGCGCAGTGATACCGTTACGAAACCAACCGAGGAGATGCTTCGAGCAATGGCAGAAGCGGAGGTTGGTGATGATGTTTATAGAGAGGACCCAACTGTCAATCGTTTGGAAGCGATCGCGGCTGAAATACTCGGAAAGGAAGCTGCCCTGTTCGTAACAAGTGGTACGCAAGGCAATCAGGTCGCTGTTTTGACGCATTGTGTCAACGGAGATGAGGTCATTGCTGAAGCGGATTCGCACATTTTTTACTATGAAGGCGGTGCTATGTCGGCATTGGCTGGTGTGCAAACACGGACGCTGGTTGGAGAACGTGGTGCTTTGCGTGCAGAAGAAGTGGAGAGGGCGATTCGGGGCAATAATATCCATTTTCCTCGCACAAAATTGATCTGTCTTGAAAATACACATAATCGCGCTGGCGGGGCGGTAATCTCTGTCGCGCAAATGAAGAGTGTCTATGAAATCGCCAAAAAACACGGTATTCCCGTTCATTTGGACGGTGCTCGTCTCTTCAATGCGGCTGTGGCCCAAGGGGTTGCAGTCAGTGAGCTAAGCGCTTTTGCCGATACCGTTCAGATTTGCATGTCCAAAGGGCTGAGTGCTCCAGTTGGTTCCATTTTGGCTGGAGATCGTGCATTTATCGAAGAAGCGAGATGGTGGAGAAAAAAATTAGGAGGCGGGCTGCGTCAAGCAGGATATTTGGCAGCACCAGGCATCATCGCTCTGACGCAGATGACCGAACGATTGGCAGAAGACCATGAACGGGCACAGCAATTGGCAAAAGGCTTGCGCCAGCTATCGCTTCAGGTCGAGCAAGTCGAGACGAATATCGTGCTAGTGAATACAGACTCGATTGGACAAACAGCTGTCGCCTTCTTGGAACGTTTGGAGGAAAAAGGAGTGCTCGCTGTTGATTTTGACGAGGATGTCGTTCGCTTTACGACGCATCGACACATTAGCGAGCAACAGATCGAGACCGTTGTTGCAGCAGTAGAGGCATTATTGGAAACAGTGTAA
- a CDS encoding HelD family protein, with amino-acid sequence MSTQHRDYELEQKKLDDTISAIDEEMEQLRNDIREATDDYVKQVVNYNKAKDLRYLEDQGREKPYFGRVDFLKDEIYELDQVYIGKRGIVRSDTFDSVVVDWRAPIASLYYSGESKDAFYRMGREIVRGEVRLKRNFAIEDGKIVGIYDGAVKETINREMGHPDEFLQEGFIDEFLAANLNQANDSRLKDIVATIQSEQNDIIRAEKERPIVVQGVAGSGKTTIALHRLSYLIYNYQDSMMSKKFMVFAPNRMFLTYISEVLPELGVDDVQQSTFVDWAARLVKPLLPKGWKIVSPDKPLQLFFEEGQDERQQEMTRNRLRFKGSLACREALEQYIRHIVDTRIPFKKLSFLYNKTKQVFSIPGDFIRQCFLELFANMPYHRRVEALRKHLKQEMNKQLFAHLRERKVDLDKEGLYKFEKMLEQILDTYLTSFPRLEIFAAYRELIADEELLRKLVPADISDEVVRDVTQSSAALFAEERLEPEDIAPLLYLQHIVEGMNKAEHFDHTVVDEAQDLSALEIAVIALATKRNSLTIVGDIAQGIHSYRGIHAWEELTKGIFAQLFPSYYTLSQSYRSTIEIMRCANDILRQIELPETVLAKPVLRHGEKPIMVKARSRAQLWEDISSRVAAYQSEGFKTIAIVAKTIQASKKAHKGLQDKIADLTLLGSKDNQFPGGVTVMPAFLTKGLQFDVVILLDVDAYQSNEWDAKLLYVAMTRPVHRLVMTQVDNVSSPLLKDLSTELYTMATDE; translated from the coding sequence GTGAGTACACAGCATCGTGATTATGAATTGGAACAAAAAAAGCTGGATGATACCATTTCAGCGATCGACGAAGAAATGGAGCAGCTTCGTAATGATATTCGCGAGGCAACAGATGACTATGTGAAACAGGTCGTTAACTATAATAAGGCAAAGGATTTGCGTTACCTAGAAGATCAGGGGCGAGAGAAGCCTTATTTCGGCAGAGTGGATTTCTTGAAGGATGAAATCTACGAGTTGGATCAGGTCTACATAGGAAAACGGGGAATTGTACGCAGTGATACGTTTGATTCTGTCGTCGTGGATTGGCGTGCGCCTATCGCCAGTCTCTATTATTCTGGTGAGAGCAAAGACGCGTTTTACCGGATGGGACGCGAGATCGTACGTGGTGAAGTTCGATTAAAGCGTAATTTTGCGATCGAAGACGGAAAGATCGTCGGCATCTATGATGGAGCAGTAAAAGAAACGATTAACCGTGAGATGGGGCATCCCGACGAGTTTTTGCAAGAGGGCTTCATCGATGAATTTTTGGCAGCCAATCTGAATCAGGCGAACGATAGCAGACTAAAAGACATCGTCGCAACGATTCAATCTGAGCAAAATGATATTATCAGGGCGGAAAAAGAACGGCCCATTGTTGTGCAAGGAGTAGCAGGGAGCGGAAAAACGACCATCGCGCTGCACCGACTCTCCTATTTGATTTATAACTACCAGGATTCCATGATGTCCAAAAAGTTCATGGTGTTTGCACCTAACCGGATGTTTCTTACCTATATATCCGAGGTTTTGCCTGAGTTGGGGGTCGATGACGTTCAACAGTCTACCTTTGTAGATTGGGCAGCGCGTCTTGTGAAGCCTCTGCTGCCAAAAGGATGGAAAATCGTGAGTCCTGATAAGCCCCTTCAATTGTTCTTCGAAGAGGGGCAGGATGAGCGCCAGCAAGAAATGACGCGAAACAGACTTCGCTTCAAAGGATCACTCGCTTGTCGGGAGGCGCTTGAGCAATACATTCGTCATATCGTCGACACAAGAATTCCTTTTAAGAAGCTCAGCTTTTTATACAACAAGACGAAGCAAGTCTTTTCCATTCCGGGTGATTTTATTCGTCAATGCTTCTTGGAGTTATTCGCGAATATGCCGTATCATCGCCGGGTAGAAGCGCTTCGCAAGCATTTGAAACAAGAAATGAACAAGCAATTGTTTGCTCATTTGCGAGAGCGAAAAGTCGATTTGGACAAAGAAGGCTTGTACAAATTCGAGAAAATGCTGGAGCAAATACTGGATACGTACCTGACTTCGTTTCCAAGACTGGAAATCTTTGCGGCTTATCGCGAGTTGATTGCTGACGAGGAATTGCTGCGCAAGCTCGTACCTGCTGACATTTCAGACGAAGTTGTGCGTGATGTGACGCAGTCAAGTGCTGCGCTGTTTGCAGAGGAGAGATTGGAGCCGGAAGATATCGCGCCATTGCTATACTTGCAGCATATTGTTGAAGGAATGAATAAGGCAGAGCATTTTGATCATACGGTTGTGGATGAGGCACAAGACTTGAGTGCGCTGGAAATAGCCGTCATTGCATTGGCAACCAAGCGAAACTCGTTAACGATCGTGGGAGATATTGCGCAAGGTATTCATAGCTACCGGGGGATTCATGCCTGGGAAGAGTTGACGAAGGGCATTTTTGCACAGTTGTTTCCTTCCTATTACACGTTGTCGCAAAGCTATCGTTCGACAATTGAGATCATGCGTTGTGCCAATGATATATTGCGGCAGATTGAATTGCCCGAGACGGTATTGGCAAAACCGGTTTTGCGACATGGCGAAAAACCAATCATGGTCAAGGCTCGTTCACGAGCGCAACTGTGGGAGGACATCTCTTCGCGTGTGGCTGCCTACCAGTCGGAAGGCTTCAAAACGATAGCGATCGTAGCGAAAACCATTCAAGCGAGTAAAAAAGCACATAAAGGACTGCAAGACAAGATAGCTGATCTGACCCTGTTGGGTAGCAAAGATAACCAATTTCCGGGTGGCGTAACCGTCATGCCTGCTTTTCTAACGAAAGGCTTGCAGTTCGATGTGGTCATTTTACTGGATGTGGACGCCTATCAAAGTAACGAATGGGACGCAAAACTGTTGTATGTCGCAATGACACGTCCGGTCCATCGCCTTGTTATGACGCAGGTGGATAACGTTTCTTCGCCGTTGCTGAAAGATTTATCGACAGAGCTGTACACCATGGCTACTGACGAATAA